From Streptomyces sp. NBC_00775, one genomic window encodes:
- a CDS encoding tetratricopeptide repeat protein: MNVDDLEWQARMYGGIPPRMADLLCELGHLDLVVQAAAQRGEWFCALAAVRELCTAGDYERAWSVIEPFAATGWKSAMTQAADVRFRMGRTEDALALVRPDEPVTEGREWRDYALMLTKAGRVDDAIEILVPHLEDWWLQSTLVKMTEGQDQDERVLELIAPLAEGARRARAEGKWRHPGEQALDLQAQVLERAGRADEAIRILGADVAARRYFAQNTVEFYAALLARHGRIEELSELGTGDHATAALEHYTKALEDLGRGQEAEAVLREIIDATDHSNHRSTLIGLLSQQGRIDEAVEAGRPTFEYYDCGNHLEWAIHLLVEDGRPERALELLDERSAEYVKEHTHSVQSRRLGLLAEAGRHQEAIAEAMALPAEEYWDRDTTIAWLWEEVGRVDEAIALLRSSAESQAPRALAELLIRQGRPAPAIAALPSISAQREQEARARRHTEPNPFD, encoded by the coding sequence ATGAACGTTGACGATCTTGAGTGGCAAGCCCGGATGTACGGGGGGATCCCGCCGCGGATGGCGGACCTCCTCTGCGAACTCGGGCATCTGGACCTCGTGGTGCAGGCGGCGGCCCAGCGTGGCGAGTGGTTCTGCGCGCTGGCGGCAGTGCGCGAGCTGTGTACGGCGGGGGACTACGAGCGGGCGTGGTCGGTCATCGAGCCATTCGCCGCGACCGGCTGGAAGTCCGCGATGACGCAGGCCGCCGACGTCAGGTTCCGGATGGGGCGGACCGAGGACGCTCTGGCACTGGTCCGTCCGGACGAGCCGGTGACGGAGGGCCGCGAGTGGCGGGACTACGCCCTGATGTTGACCAAAGCTGGACGAGTGGACGATGCGATCGAGATCCTTGTCCCCCATCTTGAGGACTGGTGGCTGCAGTCGACTCTGGTGAAGATGACCGAGGGGCAGGATCAGGACGAGCGTGTCTTGGAGCTGATCGCCCCGTTGGCGGAGGGAGCCAGGCGGGCCAGGGCGGAAGGCAAGTGGCGCCATCCGGGCGAGCAGGCCCTGGACCTCCAGGCCCAGGTTCTTGAGCGTGCCGGTCGCGCCGACGAGGCGATCCGGATTCTCGGGGCGGATGTGGCCGCGCGCCGGTACTTCGCCCAGAACACCGTCGAGTTCTACGCGGCGCTGCTCGCGCGCCACGGTCGGATCGAGGAGCTGAGCGAGCTGGGGACCGGCGACCACGCGACCGCCGCCCTGGAGCACTACACGAAGGCGCTGGAAGACCTGGGCCGGGGACAGGAGGCCGAGGCCGTCCTGCGCGAGATCATCGACGCCACCGACCACTCCAACCATCGCAGCACCCTCATAGGCCTCCTGAGCCAGCAGGGCCGAATCGACGAGGCTGTCGAGGCCGGGCGGCCCACGTTCGAGTACTACGACTGCGGCAACCACCTCGAATGGGCCATACACCTGCTGGTCGAGGACGGGCGACCTGAGCGGGCTCTGGAACTCCTTGACGAGCGCAGCGCGGAGTATGTCAAGGAGCACACGCACTCGGTCCAGTCCAGGCGGCTGGGGCTGCTGGCGGAGGCCGGACGCCACCAAGAGGCCATCGCGGAGGCCATGGCTCTACCGGCGGAGGAGTACTGGGACAGGGACACGACGATCGCGTGGCTTTGGGAGGAGGTCGGACGCGTGGACGAGGCCATCGCCTTGCTCCGATCGTCCGCCGAGTCCCAGGCGCCCCGAGCGCTGGCGGAGCTCCTGATCAGGCAGGGCCGGCCTGCCCCGGCCATCGCGGCCCTCCCCTCCATATCCGCTCAACGCGAGCAGGAGGCCCGAGCCCGACGCCATACCGAGCCCAACCCTTTCGACTGA
- a CDS encoding DUF6924 domain-containing protein codes for MSFPELPQPAPGEVLLVCTCYEDGKALWGGLLDEIGGSGVRLQLVEGPEWDYLHGGNVPALVPGGGLVPPVAVLADIPVVYGGDGPLLVDLAAMPGRGVRVPSARLGEILDALLGGALAFDDLVRDMDRCGMYQGDGGRPAVPAPTAPSRRSFPALPSTGAALLVRTSFDDEGGWRALLDELGGADDDGWVGSDLDPDDIDVEHYPLGALVVDDRAFEGLRPGQVPALVPPEEHTTLVALADARTFAEPSRPLTVVDLYDTPGQSAVLACREAGSMACNLEIGNMDFHEFVVVEGMEPW; via the coding sequence ATGTCCTTTCCCGAGCTTCCCCAGCCTGCGCCTGGTGAAGTGCTGTTGGTCTGCACGTGCTACGAGGACGGCAAGGCTCTGTGGGGCGGGCTGCTCGACGAGATCGGGGGCAGTGGGGTGCGGCTCCAACTGGTCGAAGGCCCCGAATGGGACTACCTGCACGGCGGTAACGTACCGGCGCTTGTCCCGGGCGGAGGCCTCGTGCCGCCGGTCGCCGTCTTGGCGGACATCCCTGTGGTGTACGGCGGGGACGGGCCGTTGCTGGTGGACCTGGCGGCGATGCCCGGGCGCGGCGTCCGGGTCCCGTCAGCCCGGCTCGGCGAGATCCTGGACGCTCTGCTGGGCGGCGCGCTCGCGTTCGACGACCTGGTGCGCGACATGGACAGATGCGGCATGTACCAGGGGGACGGTGGCCGACCGGCCGTCCCCGCGCCGACGGCGCCGTCGCGCCGGTCCTTCCCCGCACTGCCCTCCACCGGCGCGGCCCTGCTGGTCCGAACCTCCTTCGACGACGAGGGGGGCTGGCGCGCTCTGCTCGACGAGTTGGGCGGGGCCGACGACGACGGCTGGGTCGGCTCGGACCTGGACCCGGATGACATCGACGTGGAGCACTACCCGTTGGGGGCGCTCGTCGTCGACGACCGGGCCTTCGAGGGCCTCCGGCCGGGCCAGGTCCCCGCGCTGGTCCCGCCCGAGGAACACACCACGCTGGTCGCGCTCGCCGATGCCAGGACCTTCGCCGAGCCCAGCCGACCGCTGACCGTCGTCGACCTCTACGACACCCCGGGGCAGTCCGCCGTCCTTGCGTGCCGCGAGGCCGGATCGATGGCGTGCAACTTGGAGATCGGCAACATGGATTTCCACGAATTCGTCGTCGTGGAGGGCATGGAGCCGTGGTAG